A DNA window from Trichosurus vulpecula isolate mTriVul1 chromosome 2, mTriVul1.pri, whole genome shotgun sequence contains the following coding sequences:
- the C2H21orf62 gene encoding uncharacterized protein C21orf62 homolog: MSATVLSLKKMALPFGQHLLLISFFGFFAYSSFVGGQKNNTLIFTKENTIRNCSCSADIRDCDYSLANLMCTCKTVLPYTIEQASYESDLTIWFTDTTALGFLLNFTLVRDLKLSLCSTTTLPTEYVAIWGLKRLRINTEVKDQFPEQSLLIHNSGDSDFKEEKPKWPTDRQTFLYVSFLDTALFNGESSLKSYSIENVASITNNFPYLSYFKMFSIPSNKSYIVTFIY, from the coding sequence ATGAGTGCCACTGTCTTATCTCTGAAAAAGATGGCTCTGCCCTTTGGTCAACACCTCCTTCTAATTAGCTTCTTTGGCTTCTTTGCATACAGCAGCTTTGTAGGAGGTCAAAAAAACAACACATTGATTTTTACTAAGGAAAACACCATTCGAAACTGCAGCTGCTCTGCTGATATACGGGATTGTGATTACAGTTTGGCTAATCTGATGTGCACTTGTAAAACTGTTTTACCCTATACGATAGAGCAAGCCAGCTATGAGAGTGATCTGACTATTTGGTTCACAGACACCACTGCACTGGGCTTCCTACTGAATTTTACATTGGTTAGGGACCTGAAGCTTTCTCTATGTAGCACAACTACCCTCCCAACAGAATATGTGGCAATCTGGGGACTGAAGAGGCTTCGAATCAACACAGAAGTCAAGGATCAATTCCCAGAGCAAAGCTTACTGATACACAACAGTGGTGACAGTGATTTTAAGGAAGAGAAGCCTAAATGGCCCACAGACAGGcaaacatttttatatgtttcATTCCTGGATACAGCTCTTTTCAATGGGGAATCATCTTTGAAATCATACAGCATTGAAAATGTTGCCAGTATCACAAACAACTTCCCTTACCTTTCTTACTTCAAAATGTTTTCCATCCCAAGCAACAAAAGTTATATTGTTACATTCATTTACTGA